A region of Bombilactobacillus folatiphilus DNA encodes the following proteins:
- the infC gene encoding translation initiation factor IF-3, with protein sequence MIVNDKIRARELRVISVDGEQLGVISKQEAMRLAEQADLDLVLVSPNAKPPVARIMDYGKYRFELQKKDRESRKKQKIVSIKEVRLSPTIEKNDFDTKLKNARKFLEKGSKVKVSIRFRGRAITHKEIGRDVLEKMAEATKDVASVITRPKMDGRSMFLMLAPINDKKKK encoded by the coding sequence ATGATCGTGAACGATAAAATTCGAGCACGTGAATTGCGTGTGATTTCAGTTGATGGTGAACAGTTGGGGGTTATTTCTAAACAGGAAGCGATGCGCTTGGCAGAACAAGCAGATTTGGATCTTGTTTTAGTTTCACCTAATGCCAAACCACCCGTAGCTAGAATCATGGATTACGGAAAATATCGGTTTGAGTTACAGAAAAAAGACCGAGAATCACGTAAGAAGCAGAAGATTGTTAGTATCAAAGAAGTTCGGTTAAGTCCGACCATTGAGAAGAATGATTTTGATACTAAACTGAAGAATGCTCGGAAATTTTTGGAAAAGGGTTCTAAAGTTAAAGTCTCGATTCGCTTCCGTGGTCGTGCTATCACTCACAAAGAAATCGGTCGGGATGTTTTAGAAAAAATGGCTGAAGCCACCAAAGACGTTGCTTCAGTAATTACGCGACCTAAAATGGATGGCCGCAGCATGTTTTTAATGCTTGCTCCAATTAATGACAAAAAAAAGAAATAG
- the rpmI gene encoding 50S ribosomal protein L35, translating into MPKQKTHRASAKRFKFTANGGLKRSHAYTSHRFHGKTKKQRRQLSKSTMVSASDMKRIKQMLTTYK; encoded by the coding sequence ATGCCTAAGCAAAAAACACATCGTGCATCAGCTAAACGTTTCAAATTTACTGCTAATGGTGGATTAAAGCGTAGCCATGCATATACAAGTCACCGTTTCCATGGCAAGACCAAAAAGCAACGTCGTCAATTGTCGAAGTCAACAATGGTTAGTGCTAGTGATATGAAACGTATCAAGCAAATGTTGACGACTTACAAATAA
- the rplT gene encoding 50S ribosomal protein L20, which yields MPRVKGGTVTRKRRKKVLKLAKGYRGSKHIQFKAASTQLFNSYHYAFRDRKQVKRDYRKLWIARINAGARMQDISYSKLMHGLKVAQVDINRKMLADLAVNDQRAFKKLVDTAKDALK from the coding sequence ATGCCACGTGTTAAAGGTGGAACAGTAACTCGTAAGCGTCGTAAGAAAGTTTTAAAGTTAGCTAAGGGTTATCGCGGTTCTAAACATATTCAATTTAAGGCTGCATCAACACAATTATTTAATTCTTATCATTATGCTTTCAGAGATCGTAAGCAAGTTAAGAGAGATTATCGGAAATTATGGATCGCGCGGATTAATGCTGGCGCTCGGATGCAAGACATCAGTTATAGTAAGTTAATGCACGGTTTAAAGGTAGCGCAAGTTGATATTAATCGTAAGATGTTAGCTGATTTAGCAGTTAACGATCAACGTGCTTTTAAAAAGTTAGTTGATACTGCTAAAGATGCATTGAAATAA